From one Bradyrhizobium sp. Ash2021 genomic stretch:
- a CDS encoding gluconate 2-dehydrogenase subunit 3 family protein — translation METSKTTPPAVRRRELLAATAMLMFSATTVRAATIAGQLPWTPNAGNPPSRIKLGPWEFFTGEEGRTMESLADRIIPADSETPGGKDSGCAIFVDRQLAGSYGRQEGLYLRPPFQVGAKNQGHQSEKGPAQEYREGLAALDRACKGELGKSFADLSDDDKDLVLKGLESGEVKLQGVDGKSFFAQIVRDVQMGFFADPIYGGNRDMVAWKMIGYPGARYNYLDWIGRHNERFPLPPVSMTGSAQWTR, via the coding sequence ATGGAAACGTCCAAAACGACTCCGCCGGCCGTGCGGCGGCGCGAACTCCTTGCCGCAACGGCGATGCTGATGTTTAGCGCTACAACCGTTCGCGCTGCGACCATCGCCGGGCAGCTGCCCTGGACGCCCAATGCGGGAAATCCGCCTTCTAGGATCAAGCTTGGGCCTTGGGAATTCTTTACCGGCGAAGAGGGCCGCACGATGGAGTCGCTGGCCGACCGCATCATTCCGGCGGATTCCGAAACGCCCGGCGGGAAGGATTCCGGTTGCGCCATATTCGTCGACCGACAATTGGCGGGTTCCTACGGAAGACAGGAAGGACTTTACCTGCGCCCACCATTTCAAGTCGGCGCAAAGAACCAGGGACATCAGTCCGAAAAGGGCCCGGCTCAGGAATATCGTGAAGGGCTTGCAGCGCTGGACCGAGCATGCAAGGGCGAGCTCGGTAAGTCGTTCGCGGATCTTTCCGACGACGACAAGGACCTCGTCCTTAAAGGGTTGGAGAGCGGAGAAGTTAAACTCCAGGGAGTCGACGGCAAGTCGTTCTTCGCGCAGATCGTCAGAGACGTTCAGATGGGATTCTTCGCCGACCCCATCTACGGAGGCAACCGCGATATGGTCGCGTGGAAGATGATCGGCTACCCGGGCGCACGATACAACTACCTCGATTGGATCGGTCGCCACAATGAACGCTTTCCCTTGCCGCCGGTCAGCATGACCGGCAGCGCGCAATGGACGAGGTAG
- a CDS encoding helix-turn-helix transcriptional regulator gives MSEETAPAIVVAVEIDDPVLADRLASLLGGVAGLRLAAPGETATVTVVSRDPQSAIEPHGIELTPRERDVLALMAEGASNKTIARQLGISVHTAKFHVGSLLDKLDATGRTDAVAHAARRGVIDL, from the coding sequence GTGAGCGAGGAGACCGCGCCTGCCATCGTCGTTGCCGTCGAGATCGACGATCCCGTGCTCGCGGACCGGCTCGCATCGCTGCTCGGTGGCGTCGCCGGTCTCCGCCTCGCCGCCCCGGGCGAGACGGCGACCGTCACGGTCGTGTCACGCGATCCGCAAAGCGCCATTGAGCCGCATGGCATCGAGCTTACGCCGCGCGAACGCGACGTGCTGGCACTGATGGCCGAAGGCGCGTCGAACAAGACCATCGCAAGGCAGCTCGGAATATCGGTCCATACCGCCAAGTTCCATGTCGGCTCGCTGCTCGACAAGCTCGACGCCACCGGCCGCACCGACGCGGTGGCGCACGCGGCGCGCCGCGGGGTCATCGACCTGTAG
- a CDS encoding response regulator transcription factor, with product MVKGVSSGSPAPVREDPIVLVIDDDPLTRGSLSSLFRSVGLGVKAFASATELLENPLPAVPSCLVLDVRLPRLSGFDLQTELSRLGVNIPIIFLTGHGDIPMSVKAMKAGAVDFLTKPFRDQEMLDAVAGALERDRKRRSEEQSNLDMRARFETLTPRERQTMSLVTAGLMNKQVAGRIGISEMTVKIHRGHVMRKMGTKSLADLVLVAENLGIRGQDKKED from the coding sequence ATGGTGAAAGGCGTGTCTTCCGGTTCCCCGGCCCCAGTTCGAGAGGACCCGATCGTGCTCGTGATCGATGACGATCCTCTTACCCGTGGCTCACTTAGCAGCCTGTTCCGCTCGGTCGGATTGGGCGTGAAAGCGTTCGCATCCGCAACAGAGCTGCTGGAAAATCCACTTCCCGCCGTTCCCAGCTGCCTCGTCCTCGATGTTAGACTACCTCGGCTGAGCGGGTTCGACCTGCAAACAGAGCTCAGTAGGCTGGGCGTAAATATACCGATCATCTTCCTTACCGGTCATGGGGATATTCCGATGTCGGTCAAGGCCATGAAAGCGGGTGCCGTTGACTTCCTGACCAAGCCGTTTCGTGACCAGGAGATGCTAGACGCAGTCGCCGGGGCTCTTGAGCGCGACCGGAAGCGTCGTAGCGAAGAGCAGTCCAATCTGGACATGCGAGCCCGATTTGAAACGCTGACCCCTCGCGAGCGCCAGACTATGTCGCTGGTGACAGCAGGCCTTATGAACAAGCAAGTTGCCGGCAGAATTGGCATAAGCGAAATGACGGTGAAGATTCACCGTGGCCATGTTATGCGAAAGATGGGTACGAAATCATTGGCTGATCTGGTGCTCGTCGCTGAAAACCTTGGCATTCGTGGGCAAGACAAAAAGGAAGACTAA
- a CDS encoding GMC family oxidoreductase, producing MPGRLPKKDVVIVGFGWTGAIMANELTDEGLEVIAIERGPWRDAPTDFPPSYMQDELRYRVRHELFLRPDQLTFTFRNRMNQAALPIRSWGAFMPPNGVGGGGVHWNAEMWRFLPFDFVLKTHLTERYGASFLPEDMTIQDWGITYDELEPFYDRFEYLCGTSGTAGNIKGKIQEGGNPFEGPRSRPYPTPAQAQPFSHTLFGKAARELGYKPFPQPSGNLSQAYTNPLGLRLGPCTYCGFCEWFGCSNYSKASPQTTILPYLVRKPNFALRDKSEVVRINLDRSGKRATGVTFVDSSGEEWEQQADLVILSAYSLFNVQLLLHSNIGRLYDPVSNTGVVGRNYTHQTVSTVNGFFDNKKFNFNPFIGSGSIGMCIDEFNGDNFDHGPHGFVGGGYVGQVQTGARPIESTLVPPGTPKWGADWKKAVKENYLSTVKPGSGVHGSFYAYRDIYLDLDPTYRDRFGRPLMRITMDLKENEIKQNKFLTDKFAEIIKAMGAEKLAVQYRKAPYDITVYQTTHLNGGAIMGTDPRTSALNRYLQSWDVPNLFVLGASAFPQNPGYNPTLTVGALAFWAADAIRNQYLKNPGRLVDA from the coding sequence ATGCCCGGCAGGCTCCCGAAGAAAGATGTGGTCATCGTTGGCTTTGGCTGGACAGGCGCGATCATGGCGAACGAGCTCACCGACGAAGGGCTCGAGGTCATCGCCATAGAGCGCGGCCCATGGAGGGACGCGCCGACCGACTTTCCACCCAGTTATATGCAGGACGAGTTGCGCTATCGTGTGCGTCATGAGCTTTTCCTGCGTCCGGACCAGCTCACCTTCACGTTCCGCAATAGGATGAACCAAGCCGCGCTTCCAATTCGGAGTTGGGGAGCATTTATGCCGCCCAACGGAGTGGGCGGCGGCGGCGTACACTGGAACGCCGAGATGTGGCGTTTTCTGCCGTTCGATTTTGTCCTGAAAACGCATCTCACCGAGCGTTACGGCGCCTCCTTTCTGCCTGAAGACATGACGATCCAGGACTGGGGCATCACCTACGATGAACTCGAACCCTTTTATGATCGGTTCGAATATCTTTGTGGAACTTCGGGAACTGCGGGAAACATCAAGGGAAAGATCCAGGAAGGAGGTAACCCGTTCGAAGGTCCCCGTTCGCGCCCCTATCCGACGCCCGCACAGGCCCAACCGTTCAGCCACACGCTATTCGGCAAGGCCGCGCGCGAACTCGGTTACAAGCCCTTCCCGCAGCCGTCCGGAAATCTCTCGCAGGCATACACGAATCCGTTGGGATTGCGGCTGGGCCCATGCACATATTGCGGCTTCTGCGAGTGGTTCGGCTGCAGCAATTATTCGAAGGCCAGTCCGCAAACAACGATTCTGCCTTATCTCGTGCGAAAGCCCAATTTCGCGCTGCGCGACAAATCGGAGGTTGTAAGGATCAACCTGGATCGCTCCGGCAAACGGGCCACCGGCGTAACGTTCGTCGATTCCAGCGGCGAGGAATGGGAACAGCAGGCCGATCTGGTGATACTGTCCGCCTATTCGCTGTTTAACGTGCAGCTTCTACTGCACTCCAACATCGGGCGGCTCTACGATCCCGTCTCCAATACCGGAGTCGTAGGCCGCAACTATACGCACCAGACCGTATCGACCGTGAACGGCTTCTTTGACAACAAGAAGTTCAACTTCAATCCGTTCATCGGGTCAGGTTCGATCGGTATGTGCATCGACGAGTTTAATGGGGACAACTTCGACCATGGCCCTCATGGCTTCGTCGGCGGCGGCTATGTGGGACAAGTGCAGACCGGCGCCCGTCCCATCGAAAGCACGCTGGTCCCGCCGGGAACGCCGAAGTGGGGCGCCGACTGGAAGAAGGCAGTGAAGGAAAACTATCTCAGCACTGTAAAGCCCGGCAGCGGGGTGCACGGCAGCTTCTACGCCTACCGCGACATCTATCTCGATCTCGACCCAACCTACAGGGATCGCTTTGGGCGTCCGCTGATGCGGATCACGATGGACCTGAAGGAAAACGAGATAAAGCAGAACAAGTTTCTGACCGATAAGTTCGCTGAGATTATCAAGGCGATGGGCGCGGAAAAGCTTGCCGTGCAGTATAGAAAGGCCCCGTACGACATCACTGTCTATCAGACGACGCACCTCAACGGCGGCGCTATCATGGGCACCGATCCGAGGACGAGCGCGCTCAACAGGTACCTACAGAGTTGGGACGTTCCAAACCTGTTCGTGTTAGGTGCCAGCGCGTTTCCGCAGAACCCCGGCTACAACCCGACGCTCACTGTGGGGGCATTGGCATTTTGGGCTGCAGACGCGATCAGAAATCAATATCTCAAGAATCCGGGAAGGCTGGTCGATGCCTAG
- a CDS encoding response regulator — protein sequence MIEIPLISIVDDDDLFRAAIEKLVKSLGLVARTFSSAESYLQSSWVKTTRCLIADMQMPNMSGLELQEHLSHLGFDIPIIFITAYPDDAVRARAMNAGAVCFLHKPIDLQGRRLADCLQDALSRAKRPSPGA from the coding sequence TTGATCGAGATTCCGCTCATATCGATTGTAGACGACGACGATCTGTTTCGCGCGGCCATAGAGAAGCTCGTGAAATCACTCGGGCTGGTAGCTCGCACATTTTCGTCAGCTGAGTCGTATCTTCAGTCATCGTGGGTGAAAACAACCCGCTGTCTGATAGCGGACATGCAAATGCCAAACATGAGTGGCCTCGAGCTACAGGAGCATTTGTCTCATCTCGGCTTCGACATTCCCATTATTTTCATAACCGCCTATCCGGACGACGCTGTAAGAGCGAGGGCAATGAACGCTGGAGCGGTCTGCTTTCTGCACAAGCCGATCGACCTGCAGGGGCGGCGCCTTGCCGACTGTTTGCAGGATGCACTCAGCAGGGCAAAGCGACCTTCTCCAGGTGCATAG
- a CDS encoding c-type cytochrome yields the protein MPRKSYRTNFLGGIAALSLAATPSARGGASDPQEFTQIERGRYLAITSDCVSCHTVPGGMPFAGGRPIETPFGDIVAPNITPDLETGIGAWSDDAFDAAIRKGVRPNSARLYPAMPYNAYTRMSRDDVQAIRAYLNSVDPARNAVVANTLPFPFNIRAAMRIWNLLYFREGEFTLDPTRSAEWNRGAFLVDGPAHCGACHTPKTFLGGDRLDRYLQGSYLQGWSAPDITNDRRAGLGEWTIEDIAAYLKSGHNRITAATGPMAEAVSLSTSHMTDVDAKAIATYLKSLPGNQNGDGDKPLPADTGTMSAGTAIYRDQCSACHGIEGKGIPNLFPSVANSSLVRSKDPTTAIRIVLRGARSVGTSDEPTAPGMPSYGWQLDDGQVAAVLNYIRNSWGGAAPEIEAKDVNRVRSDAASRSD from the coding sequence ATGCCTAGGAAAAGCTACCGCACCAATTTCCTCGGTGGCATCGCGGCCCTGTCGCTCGCGGCGACGCCGAGTGCGCGAGGTGGCGCTTCCGATCCGCAGGAATTCACGCAGATCGAACGGGGCCGCTACCTGGCGATCACGTCCGATTGCGTGAGCTGCCATACGGTGCCGGGAGGAATGCCGTTCGCGGGCGGCCGGCCAATCGAAACTCCCTTCGGCGATATCGTCGCTCCCAACATCACGCCGGATCTTGAGACCGGAATCGGCGCCTGGAGTGATGATGCGTTCGACGCGGCGATCAGAAAGGGCGTTCGGCCCAATAGTGCGCGTCTTTACCCCGCCATGCCTTACAACGCCTACACCAGGATGTCGCGCGATGACGTTCAGGCGATCCGCGCCTACCTCAACTCGGTGGATCCCGCTCGAAACGCGGTGGTCGCCAACACCCTGCCATTTCCGTTCAACATCCGCGCCGCCATGCGAATTTGGAACTTGCTGTATTTCAGGGAAGGCGAATTCACGCTTGACCCAACCAGGTCCGCCGAGTGGAATCGCGGAGCGTTTCTCGTCGACGGTCCAGCGCATTGCGGCGCCTGTCACACGCCGAAGACGTTTCTCGGCGGCGATCGTCTCGACCGGTATCTGCAAGGGTCCTACCTGCAGGGTTGGTCCGCGCCGGACATTACGAACGACAGGCGCGCGGGACTTGGCGAGTGGACGATCGAGGACATAGCGGCCTATCTGAAGTCCGGTCACAACCGCATCACGGCGGCAACGGGCCCGATGGCCGAGGCCGTTTCTTTATCCACGTCCCACATGACGGACGTAGATGCGAAAGCGATTGCAACCTACCTGAAGTCGCTCCCAGGCAATCAGAACGGCGACGGCGACAAACCGTTACCGGCGGATACCGGGACGATGAGTGCCGGAACCGCAATTTATCGGGACCAATGTTCAGCATGCCATGGAATCGAAGGTAAGGGCATCCCAAATCTGTTCCCCTCAGTTGCCAACTCCTCGTTAGTGAGATCGAAGGACCCCACCACGGCGATACGAATAGTGCTCCGGGGCGCACGCAGCGTCGGGACTAGTGACGAACCGACGGCGCCGGGAATGCCTTCGTACGGATGGCAACTCGATGACGGACAAGTCGCAGCCGTCTTGAACTACATCAGGAATTCCTGGGGCGGCGCGGCACCGGAAATCGAAGCAAAGGACGTGAATCGCGTACGATCGGACGCCGCTTCGCGCTCCGATTGA
- a CDS encoding S1C family serine protease yields the protein MTDPSAAILSSFSSALASLVARAAPSIVSVHSHRSRASGFVWKPGLVVTADEALAEEGEISIKLADGTARSGSIVGRDHTTDIALVRFDAKDIAPIKLLPEVPALGSLSIVVAAERGAPAAALGTISLTGGRWRSLRGGDIDARIELDVRLRHSHQGGLALNAAGEPIGMAVLGARRVIVIPAATIDRVAARLETHGRIARGYLGVGLQPIKLDDGIGAMVMSVDKTGPSAAAGIRQGDVIVGWNDEKLSGVRALLRALGPDSVGSVVDVAIRRGGEPTRVKLTIGERPEA from the coding sequence ATGACTGATCCTAGTGCCGCCATCCTTTCTTCGTTCTCTTCCGCGCTCGCCAGCCTGGTTGCCCGGGCTGCGCCGTCGATCGTCTCGGTGCACTCGCATCGATCGCGCGCTTCCGGCTTCGTCTGGAAACCCGGGCTCGTCGTGACCGCCGACGAGGCGTTGGCGGAAGAAGGCGAGATCTCGATCAAGCTTGCCGATGGAACGGCACGGTCCGGCAGCATCGTCGGCCGCGATCACACGACCGACATCGCTCTTGTGCGGTTCGACGCCAAAGACATCGCGCCGATCAAGCTTTTGCCCGAGGTGCCGGCGCTCGGTTCGCTTTCGATCGTGGTCGCCGCCGAGCGCGGCGCACCTGCCGCAGCGCTCGGCACGATCTCGCTCACCGGCGGCCGCTGGCGCAGCCTTCGCGGCGGCGACATCGACGCCAGGATCGAGCTCGACGTCCGGCTGCGTCACAGCCACCAGGGCGGCCTCGCGCTGAACGCCGCCGGCGAACCGATCGGCATGGCGGTGCTGGGGGCGCGACGGGTGATCGTCATCCCGGCGGCGACGATCGATCGTGTCGCGGCCAGACTCGAAACCCACGGCCGGATCGCGCGCGGCTATCTCGGGGTTGGCCTTCAGCCTATCAAACTCGACGACGGCATCGGCGCGATGGTGATGAGCGTCGACAAGACGGGGCCGTCGGCTGCCGCCGGCATCCGGCAAGGCGACGTGATCGTCGGCTGGAACGACGAGAAACTCTCCGGCGTGCGCGCGCTGTTGCGGGCCCTCGGCCCCGACAGCGTCGGCTCGGTCGTCGACGTGGCGATCCGGCGCGGCGGCGAGCCGACGCGGGTCAAGCTGACGATCGGTGAAAGGCCGGAGGCGTGA